The following proteins come from a genomic window of Sphingosinicella flava:
- the bla gene encoding class A beta-lactamase: protein MTEHRRNSASIGRTIGVIALSCASLIGISVSQSAARSADTAQGRGPVAAKPLVQTQALSPAERALAQRINALGASFNGDVGIAVKDIQSGYTASFDGSTFFPQQSVSKFWVALTAMDKADQGLLSLESPVTVRREDLTLFHQPIAAQVGPAGYTTTLDSLIHRAITQSDNTCNDFVLWKAGGPDAVRAFLKKSGISGIRFGPGERMLQSRIAGMEWKPSYVGQNFYAARNALPMAVRRAAFENYIRDPMDGATPLGTVDALTRLKKGELLSPYYTQKLLGIMSNTKTGAQRLKGGLAPGWKLAHKTGTGQVLGGEQAGYNDIGIVTGPDGRSYAVAVFIRRTSAPLGHRMETMQNVVRAVIDYSKGDHGVAQFAVQQQPPASKAKAPLSRQQAIAAAVNGLEEEGE, encoded by the coding sequence ATGACGGAACACCGGCGTAATTCGGCGAGCATCGGACGGACGATCGGCGTCATCGCTTTGTCTTGCGCCTCCTTGATCGGCATTTCAGTTTCGCAAAGCGCCGCCAGAAGCGCGGATACAGCGCAAGGCCGCGGGCCGGTGGCGGCGAAGCCGCTCGTCCAGACCCAGGCCCTATCTCCAGCCGAACGGGCGTTGGCGCAGCGGATCAACGCACTTGGTGCTTCATTCAACGGCGATGTCGGCATTGCGGTGAAGGATATTCAAAGCGGCTACACCGCATCGTTCGACGGCAGCACCTTCTTTCCGCAACAGAGCGTCAGCAAATTCTGGGTCGCACTGACCGCCATGGACAAGGCCGACCAGGGCCTTCTGAGCCTTGAATCGCCAGTCACCGTGCGGCGGGAAGACCTGACGCTTTTCCACCAGCCCATCGCCGCGCAGGTTGGCCCCGCCGGTTACACGACCACGCTCGACAGCCTGATCCATCGCGCGATCACGCAGAGCGACAATACATGCAACGATTTCGTGCTGTGGAAAGCGGGCGGGCCCGACGCGGTGCGCGCGTTTCTGAAGAAGAGCGGGATCAGCGGCATCCGCTTTGGCCCGGGCGAGCGCATGCTGCAAAGCCGGATTGCGGGCATGGAATGGAAACCATCCTATGTTGGCCAGAACTTCTACGCCGCGCGCAATGCCCTGCCGATGGCCGTTCGCCGCGCCGCCTTTGAAAACTACATTCGCGACCCAATGGACGGCGCGACGCCGCTCGGCACAGTGGATGCGCTGACCAGGCTCAAGAAAGGCGAGCTGCTTTCGCCTTATTATACCCAGAAACTGCTCGGCATCATGTCGAACACCAAGACCGGCGCACAGCGATTGAAAGGCGGGCTCGCGCCGGGCTGGAAGCTCGCGCACAAGACCGGCACGGGCCAGGTGCTCGGCGGCGAGCAGGCGGGCTATAACGATATCGGCATCGTCACCGGGCCGGACGGCCGTTCCTATGCGGTCGCCGTTTTCATCCGCCGCACGTCCGCGCCGCTCGGCCACCGGATGGAGACGATGCAAAATGTCGTCCGCGCGGTCATCGATTATTCGAAGGGCGATCACGGCGTGGCCCAGTTCGCCGTTCAGCAGCAACCGCCAGCATCGAAGGCAAAAGCGCCCTTGAGCCGCCAACAGGCCATTGCAGCGGCGGTGAATGGCCTGGAGGAAGAAGGCGAATAA
- a CDS encoding TonB-dependent receptor encodes MSQTALLLATTIFAAAPAAAQDAAVPEAQNDDFHEQEPQDIIVTADYVRDLSILAGTQTLSGDELVRDLRPQIGDTLTRLPGVSATSFTAGASRPVLRGFQGERVRVLTDGIGSIDVSNTSADHAVTIDPLTAERIEVLHGPAVLLFGSQAIGGAVNVLDKRIPRRVPDEILHTDIIATYGSAANERSVGGAVDTPLGGGFVLHFDGSHRKTGDVEVGGYVLSQALRAEQLDIAAEEEAEGHVGEAEEARELASLKGRVPNSATETTTYAGGLSFIRDGGNIGFSVSRYESDYGVPARPGAEHAHGEEEPEEEHGHGEEDVTIGLRQTRADLRAEVETGGFIEKLRSRIGFADYSHTEFEGGEVGTVFRTQGLEGRLEAVQADRGGWRGVTGVQFFNRDFAAIGAEAFVPENLTSHIGLFTLQEITLGRWGLEGALRYEHSDIVSRPAGFDRDFTSFSAAAGLSYDIAPQMVAGMSLSRAERSPSAEELLSNGPHIATQAFEVGNPDLKTEKSWGGELYLRGQSRGYRFGVSVFGNRFDDYIFEAATGDEEDGLPVFAYDQKDATYYGVEGELSAPVAEMGGFRFVADVVGDYVRATIKDGGNVPRIPPLRLLGGIEAQSEKIDGRVEVEWTADQAKVAAYETMTEGFTMVNASLAWRPWGRDRNVSLVLSASNIFDVEARRHASFTKDYVPLAGRDLRASVRLSF; translated from the coding sequence GTGTCCCAAACTGCCCTGCTGCTTGCCACCACGATCTTTGCCGCTGCTCCGGCTGCCGCCCAGGACGCGGCTGTTCCCGAAGCCCAGAATGACGATTTTCACGAACAGGAGCCGCAGGACATCATCGTGACGGCCGATTACGTTCGCGACCTCAGCATTCTCGCCGGCACGCAGACGTTGAGCGGGGACGAATTGGTCCGCGACCTGCGTCCACAGATCGGCGATACGCTGACCCGCCTGCCCGGAGTTTCGGCGACCTCTTTCACCGCGGGCGCTTCCCGGCCGGTGCTTCGCGGTTTTCAGGGCGAACGCGTGCGCGTGCTGACCGACGGTATCGGCTCCATCGACGTGTCGAATACTTCGGCCGACCATGCCGTCACCATCGATCCGCTGACCGCCGAGCGGATCGAGGTGCTGCACGGTCCCGCCGTCCTGCTGTTCGGCAGCCAGGCGATCGGCGGCGCGGTCAACGTTCTCGACAAGCGCATTCCGCGCCGCGTTCCCGACGAGATCCTCCATACCGATATCATCGCCACTTATGGCTCGGCCGCGAACGAACGCAGCGTCGGCGGGGCGGTAGACACGCCGCTTGGCGGCGGCTTCGTCCTTCATTTCGACGGCAGCCACCGCAAGACGGGTGACGTGGAAGTTGGCGGCTATGTCTTGTCGCAAGCCCTGCGTGCCGAACAGCTGGACATCGCGGCCGAGGAAGAGGCCGAGGGTCATGTTGGGGAAGCGGAGGAAGCACGGGAATTGGCAAGCCTCAAAGGCCGCGTGCCGAACAGCGCGACCGAAACGACCACTTATGCGGGCGGCCTCTCCTTCATTCGCGACGGCGGCAATATCGGCTTTTCGGTCAGTCGCTACGAAAGCGATTATGGCGTGCCCGCCCGTCCCGGCGCCGAACATGCCCATGGCGAGGAGGAGCCGGAGGAAGAGCATGGCCATGGCGAAGAGGATGTGACCATCGGCCTTCGCCAGACCCGTGCCGACTTGCGCGCCGAAGTGGAGACCGGCGGCTTTATCGAAAAATTGCGCAGCCGCATCGGCTTCGCCGATTATTCCCATACGGAGTTCGAAGGCGGAGAAGTCGGCACCGTTTTTCGCACTCAGGGATTGGAGGGGCGGCTGGAGGCCGTTCAGGCCGATCGCGGCGGATGGCGGGGCGTTACCGGCGTCCAATTCTTCAACCGGGATTTTGCGGCCATCGGCGCGGAAGCCTTCGTGCCTGAAAACCTCACCAGCCATATCGGCTTGTTCACCTTGCAGGAAATAACGCTTGGGCGATGGGGCCTGGAGGGGGCCTTGCGATACGAACATAGCGACATCGTATCCCGGCCGGCCGGTTTCGATCGCGACTTCACGTCCTTCTCCGCTGCCGCGGGCCTGTCCTACGATATCGCGCCGCAGATGGTTGCGGGGATGAGCCTGTCACGCGCAGAGCGCTCCCCCTCGGCGGAGGAGCTGCTGTCCAACGGCCCGCACATCGCGACCCAGGCCTTCGAGGTCGGCAATCCGGACTTGAAAACCGAAAAGAGCTGGGGCGGCGAGCTTTATCTGCGCGGCCAATCGCGCGGCTACCGTTTCGGCGTCTCGGTCTTCGGCAACCGCTTTGACGATTACATCTTCGAAGCCGCGACGGGGGATGAAGAAGACGGCCTGCCGGTCTTCGCTTATGACCAGAAAGACGCGACTTATTATGGCGTGGAGGGCGAGCTTTCCGCGCCCGTCGCCGAAATGGGCGGCTTCCGTTTCGTCGCGGATGTCGTCGGCGATTATGTCCGCGCGACGATCAAGGATGGCGGCAACGTGCCCCGCATCCCGCCCCTCCGCCTGCTCGGCGGGATCGAGGCGCAATCGGAAAAGATCGACGGACGCGTCGAGGTTGAATGGACCGCCGATCAAGCCAAGGTCGCCGCCTACGAGACAATGACCGAGGGCTTCACCATGGTGAACGCCTCGCTCGCCTGGCGCCCCTGGGGCCGCGACCGCAATGTCAGCCTCGTCCTGTCGGCCAGCAATATCTTCGACGTCGAGGCACGCCGCCACGCCTCCTTCACGAAGGATTATGTGCCGCTGGCGGGGCGGGATTTGCGGGCGAGCGTCCGGCTGAGCTTCTAA